The Corynebacterium tuberculostearicum genome window below encodes:
- a CDS encoding ATP-dependent Clp protease ATP-binding subunit, whose product MFERFTDRARRVIVLAQEEARMLNHNYIGTEHILLGLIHEGEGVAAKALESMGISLEDVRREVEEIIGQGSQPHTGHIPFTPRAKKVLELSLREGLQMGHKYIGTEFLLLGLIREGDGVAAQVLTKLGADLPRVRQQVIQLLSGYEGGQQEGGSSNGQGSGPVGAGAGAGAGAGGRGGSGGSGERSNSLVLDQFGRNLTQAAKDGKLDPVVGRESEVERIMQVLSRRTKNNPVLIGEPGVGKTAVVEGLALDIVNGKVPETLKDKQLYSLDLGSLVAGSRYRGDFEERLKKVLKEINQRGDIILFIDEIHTLVGAGAAEGAIDAASLLKPKLARGELQTIGATTLEEYRKHIEKDAALERRFQPVKVEEPSLDDTFLILKGLRDKYEAHHRVSYTDEALHAAASLSDRYINDRFLPDKAVDLLDEAGARMRIKRMTAPKGLREVDDRIAEVRKEKEAAIDAQDFEKAAGLRDKERKLGEERAEKEKQWRSGDLEEIAEVGEDQIAEVLAHWTGIPVLKLTEKESNRLLNMEEELHKRIIGQDEAVKSVSRAIRRTRAGLKDPRRPSGSFIFAGPSGVGKTELSKSLANFLFGSDDDLIQIDMGEFHDRFTASRLFGAPPGYVGYEEGGQLTEKVRRKPFSVVLFDEIEKAHKEIYNTLLQVLEDGRLTDGQGRVVDFKNTVLIFTSNLGTQDISKPVGLGFTGSSENDSDAQYDRMKQKVNDELKKHFRPEFLNRIDDIVVFHQLTQEQIVEMVELLIGRVAKQLDERDMGIELTQKAKDLLAKRGFDPVLGARPLRRTIQREIEDQLSEKILFGEIGAGEIITVDVEGWDGESKDNTGAKFTFSPRPKPLPEDTEEPQLDDAEVRENDADSTDAGEPDTITPDVPGDGGSTAAGTDLESGSGSDSDDDGHNPPPAGAGQPM is encoded by the coding sequence ATGTTCGAGAGGTTTACCGATCGTGCTCGCCGCGTCATCGTGTTGGCGCAGGAAGAAGCGCGCATGCTTAACCACAATTACATCGGCACCGAGCACATCCTGCTCGGCCTTATCCATGAGGGCGAAGGCGTAGCCGCCAAGGCGCTGGAATCCATGGGTATCTCCCTGGAGGATGTCCGCCGCGAGGTCGAGGAAATCATCGGCCAGGGCAGCCAGCCGCACACCGGCCACATCCCCTTTACCCCACGCGCCAAGAAGGTCCTGGAGCTTTCCCTGCGCGAAGGTCTGCAGATGGGACACAAGTACATCGGTACTGAGTTCTTGCTATTGGGTCTCATTCGCGAGGGCGATGGCGTCGCCGCCCAGGTGCTGACCAAGCTCGGCGCCGACCTGCCGCGCGTGCGCCAGCAGGTTATCCAGCTGCTGTCCGGTTATGAGGGCGGCCAGCAGGAGGGCGGTTCCTCCAACGGCCAGGGCTCCGGTCCGGTCGGCGCGGGTGCTGGTGCGGGTGCCGGCGCGGGCGGCCGTGGTGGCTCCGGCGGTTCCGGCGAGCGTTCCAATTCCCTGGTGCTCGACCAGTTCGGCCGCAACCTCACTCAGGCCGCTAAAGACGGCAAGCTCGATCCGGTCGTTGGCCGTGAGTCTGAGGTAGAGCGCATCATGCAGGTGCTGTCTCGCCGTACGAAGAATAACCCGGTTCTCATCGGTGAGCCGGGCGTTGGTAAGACCGCCGTCGTCGAGGGCTTGGCGCTCGACATCGTCAACGGCAAGGTTCCGGAGACCCTCAAGGACAAGCAGCTTTACTCGCTGGACCTGGGCTCCCTGGTTGCCGGCTCCCGTTACCGCGGTGACTTTGAGGAACGCCTGAAGAAGGTGCTCAAGGAGATCAACCAGCGCGGCGACATCATCTTGTTCATCGATGAGATCCACACCCTGGTTGGTGCTGGTGCTGCTGAAGGCGCCATCGACGCAGCCTCGCTACTGAAGCCGAAGCTGGCTCGTGGCGAGCTGCAGACTATCGGTGCTACGACCCTTGAGGAATACCGCAAGCACATCGAGAAGGATGCCGCCCTGGAGCGCCGCTTCCAGCCAGTCAAGGTGGAGGAGCCTTCCCTGGATGACACCTTCTTGATCCTGAAGGGCCTGCGCGATAAGTACGAGGCGCACCACCGCGTGTCCTACACCGATGAGGCGCTGCATGCTGCAGCTTCCCTCTCGGACCGCTACATCAATGACCGTTTCTTGCCGGATAAGGCCGTTGACCTCCTCGATGAGGCTGGTGCTCGTATGCGCATCAAGCGCATGACCGCGCCGAAGGGCTTGCGCGAGGTCGATGACCGCATCGCTGAGGTCCGCAAGGAAAAGGAAGCGGCCATCGATGCCCAGGACTTTGAGAAGGCAGCCGGCCTGCGCGATAAGGAGCGCAAGCTGGGCGAGGAGCGCGCAGAGAAGGAAAAGCAGTGGCGCTCTGGCGACCTGGAGGAAATCGCCGAGGTAGGCGAGGACCAGATCGCCGAGGTTCTGGCGCACTGGACCGGCATCCCGGTGCTGAAGCTGACGGAGAAGGAATCCAACCGTCTGCTCAACATGGAAGAGGAGCTGCACAAGCGCATCATCGGCCAGGACGAGGCGGTCAAGTCCGTCTCCCGCGCCATCCGCCGCACCCGTGCGGGCCTCAAGGATCCGCGCCGCCCGTCCGGTTCCTTCATCTTCGCCGGCCCGTCCGGTGTGGGTAAGACTGAGCTGTCGAAGTCCCTGGCTAACTTCCTCTTCGGTTCGGATGATGACCTCATCCAGATCGACATGGGTGAGTTCCACGATCGCTTCACCGCTTCCCGCCTCTTCGGTGCCCCTCCGGGATACGTCGGCTACGAAGAGGGTGGCCAGCTGACCGAGAAGGTTCGCCGCAAGCCGTTCTCCGTCGTGCTTTTCGACGAGATCGAGAAGGCTCACAAGGAGATTTACAACACCCTCCTGCAGGTGCTGGAAGATGGCCGCCTTACTGACGGCCAGGGTCGCGTCGTCGACTTCAAGAACACCGTTCTCATCTTCACCTCGAACCTGGGCACCCAGGACATCTCGAAGCCGGTGGGCTTGGGCTTTACCGGTTCCTCCGAAAACGATTCGGATGCCCAGTACGACCGGATGAAGCAGAAGGTCAACGACGAGCTGAAGAAGCACTTCCGCCCAGAGTTCTTGAACCGTATCGATGACATCGTCGTCTTCCACCAGCTCACCCAGGAGCAGATTGTGGAGATGGTCGAGCTGCTCATCGGCCGCGTGGCCAAGCAGCTGGACGAGCGCGATATGGGCATCGAGCTCACGCAGAAGGCAAAGGACCTGCTGGCTAAGCGCGGCTTCGACCCAGTATTGGGCGCTCGCCCGCTGCGCCGCACCATTCAGCGCGAGATCGAGGATCAGCTCTCTGAGAAGATCCTCTTCGGCGAAATCGGCGCCGGCGAAATCATCACCGTCGACGTCGAGGGCTGGGACGGCGAGTCCAAGGACAACACGGGCGCGAAGTTCACCTTCAGCCCGCGCCCGAAGCCTCTGCCGGAGGACACCGAGGAGCCGCAGCTTGACGACGCCGAGGTGCGCGAAAACGACGCCGACTCCACCGACGCCGGCGAGCCCGACACCATCACCCCGGACGTTCCGGGCGATGGCGGCTCCACCGCCGCCGGAACCGACCTAGAGTCCGGCTCCGGTTCCGACTCCGATGACGACGGCCACAACCCGCCGCCAGCAGGCGCCGGCCAGCCGATGTAA
- a CDS encoding serine/threonine protein kinase: MPQLPEFFATQHNLHELAVLDEAPSSTLFAVEDGTTHQQLSVEIFAPEITGVVDKSTALHGLHHPAIAPLVGTGTTADGQEFIVREGVSGTQLSELPSNLSREEAADVFGPLAGAVDFLVSRGRADFAVHGLREARVGVDKQRQVSVLAAAGPSGEEHGDAVAAFEELVARKCPEYKPTGNAGSAKDVVADLRPQRDFDTAQIPRVQEPEPRPQQQFAPPQQPQPMAQPMAQPQQPMAPAPKKKGKGGLIALITVLAVAAIAAAAALWFFLSYPSWNDKEQNLADAYPDLVGSRSGQDGFDGAKCSSREPEPGQEAKISCVGDGFNYIVTYYPSVEERDAMLPDAEPVELSNDQCTIQSFETTADVPTYVMAVEGTQSAFLVWGDNAEEERLNLPLCAS; the protein is encoded by the coding sequence GTGCCCCAGCTTCCTGAGTTCTTTGCCACCCAGCACAACCTGCACGAATTGGCCGTATTGGATGAGGCTCCATCGTCTACCCTCTTTGCGGTCGAAGATGGAACCACGCACCAGCAACTAAGCGTGGAAATCTTCGCGCCGGAAATTACCGGCGTGGTGGATAAGTCCACGGCACTGCATGGGTTGCATCACCCAGCCATCGCGCCGCTGGTAGGCACGGGCACCACCGCGGACGGGCAGGAATTCATCGTGCGCGAAGGGGTTTCCGGAACCCAGCTTTCTGAGCTTCCCAGTAATCTCAGCCGCGAGGAGGCCGCCGACGTCTTCGGCCCGCTGGCGGGTGCGGTGGACTTCCTAGTTTCCCGCGGGCGGGCAGACTTTGCGGTGCATGGGCTGAGGGAGGCCCGGGTGGGCGTCGATAAGCAACGCCAGGTTTCGGTGCTGGCTGCGGCCGGGCCGTCCGGCGAAGAGCACGGCGATGCGGTGGCGGCGTTTGAGGAGCTTGTTGCCCGCAAATGCCCGGAGTATAAGCCCACCGGCAATGCGGGTAGTGCCAAGGACGTGGTGGCCGACCTGCGCCCGCAGCGCGATTTCGATACCGCGCAGATTCCCCGCGTGCAGGAGCCAGAACCGCGCCCTCAGCAGCAGTTTGCCCCGCCGCAACAGCCGCAACCGATGGCCCAGCCCATGGCCCAGCCGCAGCAACCGATGGCGCCCGCGCCGAAGAAGAAGGGCAAGGGCGGGCTCATTGCGCTCATCACGGTGCTGGCGGTGGCCGCGATTGCTGCTGCGGCCGCGCTGTGGTTCTTCCTGTCCTACCCCAGTTGGAATGACAAAGAGCAAAACCTCGCGGATGCGTACCCGGACTTGGTGGGCTCCCGCAGCGGCCAGGACGGATTCGATGGGGCTAAGTGCTCCTCGCGCGAGCCGGAGCCTGGCCAGGAGGCCAAGATTTCCTGCGTGGGCGATGGGTTCAACTACATCGTGACCTACTACCCCAGCGTGGAAGAGCGCGATGCCATGCTTCCCGACGCCGAACCGGTCGAGCTTTCCAATGACCAATGCACCATCCAAAGCTTTGAGACCACCGCGGATGTTCCTACCTACGTAATGGCCGTGGAAGGCACCCAGTCCGCATTCCTGGTGTGGGGCGATAATGCTGAAGAGGAGCGGCTGAACCTGCCGCTGTGCGCCTCTTAG
- a CDS encoding MDR family MFS transporter, producing MSQKPDPHISAEVKINLTILVLGAMVMILNETALSVALPTIMADFGIPATSAQWLLTGFLLTMGVVIPTTGFLMDKFTTRQIFLASSGVFLAGTVLAALAPAFGVLLVGRVFQATGTALMIPTLMTVAMTLVPPQRRGSVMGIISVVISVAPALGPTVGGFVLSMSSWHVIFWTMAPLLGLICAAGYFRLVNVGDKRDTPLDFPSVVLSVFAFGGLVYAVSSLENMLEGDGLVDIVVLIVGLVALALFTRRQLRLAKDNRALLDMRPFTVPNFTVAVLGMLLMFGLLLGVVNILPIYLQTSLAVSSLVTGLVVMPGGLLQGGISPMVGRLYDIHGPRPLMIPGALLLAAGTWLMTLLNEDSAVWMVIGMHILFALGIALMMTPLMTTSLASLPDELYSHGSAILNTLQQLAGAAGTAFLMTFLTRGTKSGAAQGMNEAAATAHGAHWAFLFAGALSLVVVVLAPFLKRVPSGE from the coding sequence GTGTCTCAGAAACCAGATCCCCACATTTCCGCAGAGGTAAAAATCAACCTCACCATCCTCGTTCTCGGCGCGATGGTGATGATCCTGAACGAGACCGCCCTGTCGGTGGCGCTGCCCACCATCATGGCGGACTTCGGCATCCCCGCGACCTCCGCCCAGTGGCTGCTTACCGGTTTCCTCCTCACCATGGGCGTGGTCATCCCGACCACCGGCTTTCTCATGGATAAGTTCACCACCCGGCAAATCTTCTTGGCATCGTCGGGCGTTTTTCTTGCCGGTACGGTGCTGGCGGCGCTCGCCCCGGCCTTCGGCGTGCTGCTGGTGGGCCGCGTATTCCAGGCGACCGGCACCGCCTTGATGATCCCCACCCTGATGACGGTGGCGATGACCCTCGTCCCGCCGCAGCGCCGCGGCAGCGTAATGGGCATTATCTCCGTGGTCATTTCCGTCGCCCCAGCGCTCGGCCCCACTGTAGGTGGCTTCGTGTTGAGCATGTCTAGCTGGCACGTCATCTTCTGGACTATGGCGCCGCTGCTTGGCCTCATCTGCGCCGCCGGCTATTTCCGCCTGGTCAACGTGGGGGATAAGCGCGATACCCCGCTGGATTTCCCGTCCGTCGTGCTGTCCGTCTTCGCCTTCGGCGGATTGGTCTACGCCGTATCGTCCCTGGAAAACATGTTGGAGGGAGATGGCCTCGTAGACATCGTCGTTCTCATCGTCGGCCTCGTGGCCTTGGCGCTTTTCACCCGCCGCCAGCTGCGCTTGGCCAAGGACAATCGCGCCCTTTTGGACATGCGCCCGTTTACGGTTCCCAACTTCACCGTGGCGGTACTGGGCATGCTGCTCATGTTTGGGCTATTGCTCGGCGTGGTCAATATCCTGCCCATCTACCTGCAGACCTCCCTGGCGGTAAGCTCGCTGGTCACCGGGCTCGTCGTCATGCCTGGAGGCTTGCTCCAAGGCGGCATCTCGCCGATGGTCGGCCGCCTCTATGACATCCACGGGCCCCGCCCGCTCATGATCCCCGGCGCCTTGCTCCTAGCCGCGGGCACGTGGCTGATGACCCTGCTCAACGAGGACAGCGCGGTATGGATGGTCATTGGCATGCACATCCTTTTTGCCCTGGGCATTGCGCTTATGATGACGCCGCTGATGACGACGTCCCTCGCCTCCCTGCCAGACGAGCTCTACTCGCACGGCTCCGCCATCCTCAATACCCTGCAGCAGCTGGCGGGCGCGGCCGGCACTGCCTTCCTGATGACCTTCCTGACCCGTGGCACCAAGTCCGGTGCGGCCCAAGGCATGAACGAGGCCGCCGCCACGGCCCATGGCGCGCACTGGGCTTTCCTTTTTGCCGGTGCGCTTTCGCTGGTGGTCGTCGTACTGGCCCCGTTCCTCAAGCGCGTACCCTCCGGGGAATAG
- a CDS encoding GuaB1 family IMP dehydrogenase-related protein — MRFLNDSHPPYELTYSDVFMVPSHSEVGSRQSVDLTTEDGTGNTIPLIVANMTAVAGRRMAETIARRGGLTILPQDLSLEAAAETIASVKAADLVYDTPITVKPHHTVGYTSNLLHKRAHGAAIVVEGNMPIGIITPKDLRGQDNFTAVGQLMTTDLVTLPVGIDPQEAFTKLRKTSRKLAPVVNPDGTLAGILTRKGAVRAKMYRPGVDKQGRLHIGAAVGINGDVEGRARALAEAGADVLVIDTAHGHQESMLTALRKVKALDLGLPIAAGNIVTAEGVRELATAGADIIKVGVGPGAMCTTRMQTGVGRPQFSAVLECAAAAREVGAHVWADGGVRDPRDVALALAAGASNVMIGSWFAGTFESPGDLHKDADGAFYKESFGMASRRAVRGRNSDTEAFERARREMFEEGISTSRIYLDPEHGGVEHLVDRIISGVRSSCTYAGADSLAAFRERATVGVQSAAGFAEGQPRATNR, encoded by the coding sequence GTGCGTTTTCTCAACGATTCCCATCCGCCGTACGAATTGACCTACTCCGACGTATTTATGGTCCCGAGCCACTCCGAGGTGGGCTCGCGCCAGTCGGTAGACCTCACCACTGAGGACGGCACCGGAAATACCATCCCGCTCATCGTGGCCAATATGACTGCCGTGGCCGGGCGCCGCATGGCCGAGACCATCGCCCGGCGCGGCGGGCTGACCATCCTGCCACAGGACCTCTCCTTGGAAGCGGCCGCAGAAACCATCGCCTCTGTTAAGGCGGCGGACTTGGTCTATGACACCCCAATTACCGTGAAGCCGCACCACACCGTGGGCTATACCAGCAACCTTTTGCACAAGCGCGCCCATGGTGCCGCCATCGTGGTCGAGGGGAACATGCCCATCGGCATCATCACCCCAAAGGACCTGCGTGGGCAGGATAACTTCACCGCCGTCGGCCAGCTGATGACCACCGACTTGGTCACGCTGCCGGTGGGCATTGACCCACAGGAGGCCTTTACCAAGCTGCGCAAGACCTCCCGCAAGCTAGCCCCGGTGGTCAACCCGGATGGCACCTTGGCCGGAATCCTCACGAGGAAGGGTGCGGTGAGGGCGAAGATGTACAGGCCGGGCGTCGACAAGCAAGGCCGCTTGCACATCGGTGCTGCGGTGGGCATCAACGGTGACGTGGAAGGTCGCGCCCGTGCCCTAGCGGAGGCCGGTGCTGATGTCCTCGTCATCGATACTGCACACGGACATCAGGAAAGCATGCTCACCGCGCTGCGCAAGGTGAAGGCGCTGGATCTGGGGCTTCCCATTGCCGCCGGCAATATTGTCACGGCCGAGGGTGTGCGCGAACTGGCCACGGCCGGCGCGGACATTATCAAGGTCGGTGTGGGCCCGGGCGCGATGTGCACCACCCGCATGCAGACTGGCGTGGGCCGCCCGCAATTCTCGGCCGTCTTAGAATGCGCTGCGGCCGCCCGGGAGGTAGGCGCCCATGTTTGGGCCGACGGCGGCGTGCGCGACCCGCGCGATGTCGCCCTCGCACTGGCCGCGGGCGCCTCCAATGTCATGATTGGCTCTTGGTTCGCCGGCACTTTTGAATCCCCAGGTGACCTGCACAAGGATGCCGACGGCGCCTTTTATAAAGAATCCTTCGGTATGGCCTCGCGCCGGGCGGTGCGCGGCCGCAATTCCGATACCGAGGCCTTTGAGCGCGCCCGCCGCGAGATGTTCGAAGAGGGCATTTCTACCTCCCGCATCTACCTCGACCCCGAGCACGGCGGCGTGGAGCACCTGGTGGACCGGATTATCTCGGGCGTGCGCTCCTCGTGCACCTACGCCGGCGCCGATTCCCTGGCCGCCTTCCGCGAGCGCGCCACCGTGGGCGTGCAGTCCGCCGCTGGCTTTGCCGAGGGGCAGCCACGGGCCACGAACCGCTAA
- a CDS encoding Abi family protein has product MRRFLDHPDPAALYLWNTRVSKAFLEDIQHTEVLLRNHINTALSAKYGPEWFDSPKIPFTSQSKKAITKAQRRTNFNKNRNTGKVIAELNFDFWRYLLTTTYQTTIWPCLHSTFSSRVSRKDFEAQVQTIYTFRNRAAHHEPIIRDCRDIEEKQLDNISTAIHKVCSWISPEAASWILEQSRVRVLRSQRP; this is encoded by the coding sequence ATGAGGAGATTCCTCGATCATCCTGACCCAGCGGCTCTTTATCTATGGAACACCCGCGTCTCGAAGGCATTCCTAGAAGATATTCAGCACACTGAGGTACTTCTGAGGAACCACATAAACACAGCACTCTCGGCCAAGTACGGCCCAGAGTGGTTTGACTCCCCAAAAATTCCTTTCACTTCCCAATCCAAGAAAGCAATAACAAAAGCCCAGAGACGCACCAATTTCAATAAGAATCGGAACACAGGAAAGGTAATCGCAGAATTGAATTTTGATTTCTGGCGATACCTGTTGACCACGACTTATCAGACGACGATCTGGCCATGCCTTCACTCCACCTTTTCCTCACGGGTTTCCCGAAAGGATTTCGAGGCTCAGGTACAAACCATTTACACCTTTCGAAACAGGGCAGCCCACCATGAACCCATCATTAGGGACTGCCGCGACATTGAAGAGAAACAATTGGACAACATATCAACAGCAATTCACAAAGTTTGTTCCTGGATCTCCCCGGAAGCGGCCTCCTGGATACTCGAACAGTCAAGAGTTCGAGTGCTAAGAAGCCAGCGTCCCTAG
- a CDS encoding phytoene/squalene synthase family protein: MLTRYDQAASRAAAQVMGQYSTSFSLATRLLRGRVRADIRHLYAVVRIADELVDGAAAQAHTDPAAALDAYEKTILAAPQQRLHTDPVVHAYAITARRCGFHREHLVAFFSSMRADLTHREYSPSELQDYIYGSAEAIGLLCLQIFLAEENVSPADRAAMERGARALGSAFQKINFLRDLREDSSTLGRTYFQQAPSGRIDEATKSALIAEIRRELATAALTIDLLPASARVGVSAAADIFAELTNRLAATPATALATTRVSVPNHTKAWLAARAVRRRGHGSQTSPTAQN; encoded by the coding sequence ATGTTGACTCGCTATGACCAAGCGGCCTCCCGCGCGGCCGCGCAGGTTATGGGGCAGTACTCCACCAGCTTCTCCCTGGCCACGCGGCTTTTGCGCGGGCGGGTGCGCGCCGATATCCGCCACCTATACGCGGTGGTGCGCATTGCAGACGAGCTTGTCGACGGCGCCGCAGCCCAAGCCCACACCGACCCCGCGGCCGCACTGGATGCCTACGAAAAGACCATTCTGGCCGCGCCGCAGCAGCGACTGCACACCGACCCGGTTGTGCACGCTTATGCCATCACCGCTCGCCGCTGCGGCTTCCACCGCGAGCACCTTGTTGCCTTCTTTAGCTCCATGCGCGCGGACCTGACCCATCGCGAATACTCCCCGTCGGAGCTGCAGGACTATATCTACGGCTCAGCGGAAGCCATCGGGCTATTGTGCCTGCAAATTTTCTTGGCCGAGGAGAACGTCTCCCCTGCCGACCGCGCCGCCATGGAGCGCGGCGCCCGCGCGCTAGGGTCAGCCTTTCAGAAGATTAATTTCCTGCGTGACCTGCGCGAGGATAGCTCCACTTTAGGCCGCACCTATTTTCAGCAGGCCCCATCTGGTCGGATTGATGAAGCCACCAAGTCCGCGCTCATCGCAGAGATCCGCCGAGAGCTCGCCACCGCCGCGCTCACCATAGACTTGCTCCCGGCTTCCGCGCGGGTGGGTGTGAGCGCGGCGGCGGATATCTTTGCCGAGCTCACCAATCGCCTCGCCGCCACCCCGGCTACGGCGCTTGCCACTACGCGGGTATCCGTGCCGAACCACACCAAGGCTTGGCTCGCGGCCCGCGCGGTGCGCCGTCGCGGCCACGGCAGCCAGACCTCGCCCACTGCCCAAAACTAA
- the crtI gene encoding phytoene desaturase family protein: MHAVVIGAGIAGLATAALLGREGYEVTVVDSLDEVGGRAGSFEEAGFRWDTGPSWYLMPEAFDHFFALCGTSTEAELDLVDLSPAYRVFHGDAPVDVHSGTEEVTALFESLEPGAGEKVREYLAQASDTYDMALKHFLYTTFSAPLNLVHRDIRTRISRLMALLTVNLKQYVGRTFSDARLRQILSYPAVFLSSEPAAAPALYSLMSHTDLVEGVRYPQGGFAAVVQAIYRQAQKFGATFRLGEEVTSIKVANRKVTGVRTNKGAIHADIVVSAADMHHTETQLLPPQLRTYPERYWGRRNPGLGTVLILAGVKGELPELAHHTLLFSQDWDPDFRAVYSGPEPSRPLGASESIYVSKTSATDPSVAPAGHENLFILVPVPAAEAPGFGDAYHAEASERVAAIADAALNHIAATAGVPDLVERVVVKRTLGPADFAERYHAWSAGSIGPAHTLRQSAFLRGRNASRKVDGLYYAGATTVPGVGVPMCLISAENIIKRLRGDTSAGPLVR, translated from the coding sequence ATGCACGCCGTTGTCATTGGAGCCGGCATCGCCGGCCTCGCCACCGCCGCTTTGCTCGGCCGCGAGGGCTACGAGGTCACCGTCGTGGACTCGCTGGATGAGGTAGGCGGGCGCGCCGGCAGCTTCGAGGAAGCCGGCTTCCGGTGGGATACCGGCCCGTCGTGGTACCTCATGCCCGAGGCTTTCGATCACTTCTTTGCGCTGTGTGGCACCTCCACCGAGGCAGAGCTGGACTTGGTGGACCTCTCCCCCGCCTACCGCGTCTTTCACGGCGATGCGCCGGTGGACGTGCACTCCGGCACCGAAGAAGTTACCGCGCTTTTCGAGTCACTGGAGCCCGGCGCGGGCGAGAAAGTCCGGGAGTACTTAGCGCAGGCCAGCGATACCTATGACATGGCGCTCAAGCACTTCCTTTACACCACCTTCTCCGCGCCGCTGAACCTGGTGCACCGCGATATCCGCACCCGGATTTCGCGCCTCATGGCTCTGCTGACGGTGAACCTAAAGCAGTACGTGGGCCGAACGTTTTCCGATGCCCGCCTGCGCCAAATCTTAAGCTACCCGGCGGTCTTTTTGTCCTCCGAGCCGGCCGCCGCACCAGCACTGTATTCCTTGATGAGCCACACCGACCTGGTGGAGGGCGTGCGTTACCCGCAGGGCGGCTTCGCCGCCGTGGTCCAGGCCATCTACCGGCAGGCTCAGAAGTTTGGCGCCACCTTCCGCTTGGGCGAAGAGGTGACCTCCATCAAGGTCGCCAACCGTAAGGTCACCGGCGTGCGCACGAATAAGGGCGCCATCCACGCCGATATCGTGGTCTCGGCGGCGGACATGCACCACACCGAGACCCAACTTTTGCCGCCGCAGTTGCGCACCTACCCGGAGCGCTACTGGGGCCGGCGCAATCCCGGTCTGGGCACCGTGCTCATTTTGGCCGGGGTGAAGGGCGAGCTGCCAGAACTAGCGCACCATACGCTGCTTTTTAGCCAGGATTGGGATCCGGATTTCCGCGCCGTCTATTCCGGTCCGGAGCCTTCCCGGCCGTTGGGTGCCTCGGAATCCATCTACGTGTCCAAGACCTCGGCCACCGACCCGAGCGTAGCGCCCGCGGGCCACGAAAACCTCTTCATTTTGGTGCCGGTGCCGGCCGCGGAGGCGCCCGGGTTCGGCGATGCCTACCACGCAGAGGCATCCGAGCGCGTCGCCGCGATTGCCGACGCCGCCCTTAACCACATCGCAGCCACAGCCGGGGTGCCGGATTTGGTGGAGAGGGTCGTCGTCAAGCGCACGCTCGGCCCGGCCGATTTTGCCGAGCGCTACCATGCTTGGTCGGCCGGTTCTATTGGGCCTGCGCACACGCTGCGGCAATCGGCGTTTTTGCGCGGACGCAATGCCTCGCGCAAGGTCGATGGACTCTATTACGCCGGTGCCACCACCGTGCCGGGCGTCGGCGTGCCAATGTGCCTGATTTCGGCTGAGAACATTATCAAGCGCCTGCGTGGCGATACCTCCGCCGGGCCACTTGTGCGCTAA